A genomic stretch from Caulobacter sp. FWC2 includes:
- a CDS encoding deoxyguanosinetriphosphate triphosphohydrolase, whose amino-acid sequence MTSTPYFVPRAPYAEDPFKSRGRRFKEDESRTRTPFARDRDRIIHTSAFRRLKEKTQVFVAHEGDNFRTRLTHSLEVAQVARSLATALGLDSDLAETIALGHDIGHPPFGHAGEDELELQMKAFGGFDHNVQTFRVVTELEHRYPDFLGLNLTWETLEGIIKHNGPVTNKLGKPSWKAIQKYDAEYDLGLNTWASAEAQVAALADDIAYNNHDVDDGVTAGLFTLDELMDVPLIGPILAAVKSERPDLDPRLTHLEAIRRMIGAMIDDVMGETLQRAAATGVASADDVRALDHALVAFSPDMAEDLARLRAFLHERMYRHWRVNRTRSQARRILGEMFTLFLKEPEVLPTVWFAKSQNRDEAGRARVVCDYIAGMTDRFAIEEHRKLFHLDVWN is encoded by the coding sequence ATGACCTCGACCCCGTACTTCGTCCCGCGCGCGCCCTACGCCGAAGATCCGTTCAAGTCTCGGGGCCGCCGGTTCAAGGAAGACGAGAGCCGCACGCGCACGCCCTTCGCGCGCGACCGCGACCGCATCATTCACACCTCGGCCTTCCGCCGGTTGAAGGAAAAGACCCAGGTCTTCGTGGCGCACGAGGGCGACAACTTCCGCACGCGCCTGACGCACTCGCTGGAAGTGGCGCAGGTGGCGCGCTCGCTGGCCACGGCTTTGGGTCTGGACAGCGATCTGGCCGAGACCATCGCCCTGGGCCATGACATCGGCCACCCGCCGTTCGGCCACGCCGGCGAGGACGAACTCGAACTGCAGATGAAGGCCTTCGGCGGCTTCGACCACAACGTCCAGACCTTCCGGGTCGTGACCGAGCTGGAGCACCGCTATCCGGATTTCCTGGGCCTGAACCTGACCTGGGAGACTCTGGAAGGGATCATCAAGCACAACGGCCCGGTCACCAACAAGCTGGGCAAGCCCTCTTGGAAGGCGATCCAGAAGTACGACGCCGAGTACGACCTCGGCCTGAACACCTGGGCGTCGGCCGAGGCGCAGGTCGCGGCCCTGGCCGACGACATCGCCTACAACAATCACGACGTCGACGACGGCGTCACCGCGGGCCTGTTCACCCTGGACGAACTGATGGACGTGCCGCTGATCGGCCCGATCCTGGCGGCCGTGAAGAGCGAGCGCCCCGACCTCGATCCGCGCCTGACCCACCTGGAAGCCATCCGCCGGATGATCGGCGCGATGATCGACGACGTGATGGGCGAAACCCTGCAGCGCGCGGCGGCCACCGGCGTGGCGTCGGCCGACGACGTCCGCGCCCTGGACCACGCCCTGGTCGCCTTCTCGCCGGACATGGCCGAGGATCTGGCCCGCCTGCGCGCCTTCCTGCACGAGCGCATGTACCGCCACTGGCGCGTCAACCGCACGCGCAGCCAGGCTCGCCGTATTCTGGGCGAAATGTTCACGCTATTCCTCAAGGAGCCGGAGGTCCTGCCGACCGTCTGGTTCGCCAAGTCGCAGAACCGCGACGAAGCCGGCCGCGCCCGCGTCGTCTGCGACTACATCGCGGGCATGACCGACCGCTTCGCGATAGAAGAACACCGAAAGCTGTTCCACCTCGACGTCTGGAACTAG
- the erpA gene encoding iron-sulfur cluster insertion protein ErpA — translation MTQVDLTLSENAARRIKAIAASEGRPLMLRVAVDGGGCSGFQYRFDLVDAVEDDDLKVERDDAVALVDVVSMALLKGSEIDFVDELAGAEFRVRNPNAKSSCGCGVSFSI, via the coding sequence ATGACCCAAGTAGACTTAACGCTTTCCGAAAACGCCGCGCGTCGGATCAAGGCCATCGCCGCCAGCGAGGGCCGTCCCCTGATGCTGCGCGTCGCCGTCGATGGCGGCGGCTGCTCCGGCTTCCAGTACCGTTTCGACCTGGTCGACGCCGTCGAGGACGATGACCTGAAGGTCGAGCGCGACGACGCCGTGGCGCTGGTCGACGTCGTCTCCATGGCCTTGCTGAAGGGTTCGGAGATCGACTTCGTTGACGAACTGGCCGGGGCGGAGTTCCGCGTTCGCAACCCGAACGCCAAGTCCAGCTGCGGCTGCGGCGTCAGCTTCTCGATTTAG
- the xth gene encoding exodeoxyribonuclease III produces the protein MRIATWNVNSINARLEGVLAWFESEAPDVAVLQEIKCVDEKFPTEAFERLGYNVVVHGQKTYNGVALLSKFPLEDVRKGLPFLSEDEVDEQSRYVEAVIAAPVPFRVVGIYLPNGNPIGTEKFDYKLAWMRRLHAHAASLLAFEEPLVILGDYNVIPEAEDVANPEAWLGDALFQPESRGAFRALKNLGFTDAYMQVDGAPGGYTFWDYQAGAWPRNLGIRIDHLLCSPQAVDRLTQVVIHRDERDKEKPSDHVPVVGHFRD, from the coding sequence ATGCGTATCGCCACTTGGAACGTCAATTCGATCAACGCTCGCCTGGAAGGCGTGCTGGCGTGGTTCGAATCGGAAGCGCCGGACGTGGCCGTGCTGCAGGAGATCAAGTGCGTCGACGAGAAGTTCCCGACCGAAGCCTTCGAGCGGCTGGGCTACAACGTCGTCGTCCACGGCCAGAAGACCTATAACGGCGTCGCCCTGCTCTCGAAGTTCCCGCTGGAGGACGTCCGCAAGGGCCTGCCGTTCCTGTCCGAAGACGAGGTCGACGAGCAGTCGCGCTATGTCGAGGCGGTGATCGCCGCGCCGGTCCCGTTCCGGGTGGTCGGAATCTATCTGCCCAACGGCAATCCGATCGGGACAGAGAAATTCGACTACAAACTGGCCTGGATGCGGCGGCTGCACGCCCACGCGGCGAGCCTGCTGGCCTTCGAGGAGCCGCTGGTGATCCTGGGCGACTACAACGTCATTCCCGAAGCCGAGGACGTGGCCAATCCGGAAGCCTGGCTGGGCGACGCCCTGTTCCAGCCCGAGAGCCGCGGCGCATTCCGGGCGCTGAAGAACCTGGGCTTCACCGACGCCTACATGCAGGTCGACGGCGCGCCGGGCGGCTACACCTTCTGGGACTATCAGGCCGGCGCCTGGCCCCGGAACCTGGGGATTCGCATCGACCACCTGCTGTGCTCGCCCCAGGCGGTCGACCGCCTGACGCAGGTCGTGATCCACCGTGACGAGCGCGACAAGGAAAAGCCGTCCGACCACGTGCCGGTCGTCGGCCACTTCCGCGACTAA
- a CDS encoding potassium transporter Kup, which produces MAGKAPLADTASSTPTTQASNHGHATSRFWPLALGSVGVVFGDIGTSPLYAFRDALEEAARDGLVRPEIMGVLSLALWALILVVTVKYVLFLMRASNKGEGGVLSLMALAQQGAKGRTGVIFALGAIGAALFYGDGVITPAISVLSAVEGLKSVRGFAGWFDTQEVIVTSLVILTALFAFQAKGTAKVAGIFGPIMVCWFLCLGALGVWHIKDDPSVLGAISPTYAIYFLAHHGMTGFLVMGAVFLTVTGAEALTADMGHFGRGPIQMSWFTLALPMLALNYFGQAALASQALTAAEAAGTPLPNADWFFQLAPHQWRLALVLFSGVATVIASQAVITGAFSLTQQAIQLGLLPRMDIKITSTTEAGQIYVAPINWLLFVGVVLVVLSFRSSSALSHAYGISVTGTMVVTTLLAYIVVRHVWNWSLWASLALIVPLFALDLTFFVANLLKVLTGGWAPLALGAGLCLLMSIFVSATERLRTKLNKDGLPFADFREMIARRPAAATPGTAVYLTSDPETTPPALMHSLKHFKVLHERNVLLKVVNETTPYVPDDQRIETKTLDDRFSLVTVRYGYMESPNIPQALAACRKHGLKFDIMSTSFFVSRRTIVPSVAPDALPAWKRKLFTFLTRNAADPTTFFHLPPGRVVELGAQVSL; this is translated from the coding sequence ATGGCGGGCAAAGCACCCCTCGCCGACACAGCCTCCTCGACCCCCACAACTCAAGCTTCCAACCACGGCCACGCGACGTCGCGTTTCTGGCCGTTGGCGCTGGGCAGCGTGGGCGTCGTTTTCGGCGACATCGGCACCAGCCCACTCTACGCCTTCCGCGATGCGCTGGAGGAAGCCGCGCGCGACGGCCTGGTGCGCCCCGAGATCATGGGCGTGCTGTCGCTGGCCCTGTGGGCGCTGATCCTGGTCGTGACGGTCAAGTACGTCCTGTTCCTGATGCGCGCCTCGAACAAGGGCGAAGGCGGGGTGCTGTCGCTGATGGCTCTTGCCCAGCAAGGCGCCAAGGGCCGCACCGGCGTGATCTTCGCCCTCGGGGCCATCGGCGCGGCGCTGTTCTACGGCGACGGCGTGATCACCCCGGCTATCTCGGTGCTGTCGGCGGTCGAGGGCCTGAAGTCAGTGCGCGGCTTCGCCGGCTGGTTCGACACCCAGGAGGTGATCGTCACCAGTCTGGTGATCCTGACCGCCCTCTTCGCCTTCCAGGCCAAGGGCACGGCCAAGGTGGCCGGCATCTTCGGCCCAATCATGGTCTGCTGGTTCCTGTGCCTGGGCGCCCTGGGCGTCTGGCACATCAAGGATGATCCCAGCGTGCTGGGGGCGATCTCGCCGACCTACGCCATCTATTTCCTGGCCCATCACGGGATGACCGGCTTCCTGGTTATGGGCGCGGTATTCCTGACCGTCACCGGGGCCGAGGCCCTGACCGCCGACATGGGTCACTTCGGCCGCGGCCCGATCCAGATGTCGTGGTTCACCCTGGCCCTGCCTATGCTGGCCCTGAACTATTTCGGCCAGGCCGCGCTGGCCTCCCAGGCCCTGACCGCCGCCGAGGCTGCGGGAACGCCCCTGCCGAACGCCGACTGGTTCTTCCAGTTGGCGCCGCACCAGTGGCGGCTGGCCCTGGTGCTGTTCTCGGGCGTCGCCACGGTCATCGCCAGCCAGGCGGTGATCACGGGCGCCTTCTCGCTGACCCAGCAGGCCATCCAGCTGGGCCTGCTGCCGCGCATGGACATCAAGATCACCTCGACCACCGAGGCCGGCCAGATCTATGTCGCGCCGATCAACTGGCTGCTGTTCGTCGGCGTCGTGCTGGTGGTGCTGTCGTTCCGCTCGTCCAGCGCGCTGTCGCACGCCTACGGCATCTCGGTGACCGGTACGATGGTGGTCACCACCCTGCTGGCCTACATCGTCGTGCGCCACGTCTGGAACTGGAGCCTGTGGGCGTCCCTGGCGCTGATCGTGCCGCTGTTCGCCCTGGACCTGACCTTCTTCGTCGCCAATCTGCTGAAGGTGCTGACCGGCGGCTGGGCGCCGCTGGCCCTGGGCGCGGGCCTGTGTCTGCTGATGTCGATCTTCGTCAGCGCCACCGAGCGCCTGCGCACCAAGCTCAACAAGGACGGTCTGCCGTTCGCCGACTTCCGCGAGATGATCGCCCGCCGCCCGGCTGCCGCGACGCCCGGCACGGCCGTCTATCTGACCTCGGACCCCGAGACGACGCCGCCGGCCCTGATGCACAGCCTCAAGCACTTCAAGGTCCTGCACGAGCGCAACGTGCTGCTGAAGGTCGTCAACGAGACCACGCCCTACGTGCCGGACGACCAGCGTATCGAGACCAAGACCCTCGACGACCGCTTCTCGCTGGTCACCGTGCGCTACGGCTACATGGAGAGCCCGAACATCCCGCAGGCCCTGGCGGCCTGCCGCAAGCACGGGCTGAAGTTCGACATCATGAGCACGTCGTTCTTCGTCAGCCGCCGCACGATCGTGCCGTCGGTGGCGCCGGACGCCCTGCCCGCCTGGAAGCGCAAGCTCTTCACCTTCCTGACCCGCAACGCCGCCGACCCCACCACCTTCTTCCACCTGCCGCCGGGACGGGTGGTGGAGCTGGGGGCTCAGGTCAGCCTGTAG
- a CDS encoding LysE family translocator, with the protein MSHQAWPVDPGAIVPFLVAVVLVELTPGPNMGYLAGLSAVEGRRAGFVTVAGITSGLLFYMLASVAGVTEVLRVNRSLYQLLRWAGVAYILWLAVDTWRGGEAAEVAPRQASDWTLYRKGLLANLLNPKAALFYVTLLPGFIQAGHASPVLQALILGATHILVSIAVHGTIVLSSDSLARRFAAIGDSIRARRAFAVALLATAVWIAFETRR; encoded by the coding sequence TTGTCGCACCAGGCCTGGCCGGTTGATCCCGGCGCGATCGTCCCGTTCCTGGTCGCGGTTGTCCTCGTCGAACTGACCCCCGGCCCGAACATGGGCTATCTGGCCGGTCTGTCGGCCGTCGAGGGGCGTCGCGCGGGCTTCGTGACCGTGGCCGGGATCACGTCCGGCCTGCTCTTCTACATGCTGGCCTCGGTGGCGGGCGTGACGGAGGTTCTGCGGGTCAATCGTTCGCTCTACCAGCTGCTACGCTGGGCCGGGGTGGCCTACATCCTCTGGCTGGCGGTCGACACCTGGCGCGGCGGCGAGGCGGCCGAGGTCGCGCCGCGACAGGCAAGCGATTGGACGCTTTACCGAAAAGGTCTGCTGGCAAACCTGCTCAATCCCAAGGCCGCGCTCTTCTACGTCACCCTGCTGCCGGGCTTCATCCAGGCGGGGCACGCGTCGCCCGTGCTGCAGGCGCTGATCCTCGGCGCGACCCATATCCTGGTCAGCATCGCCGTCCACGGGACCATAGTCCTGTCTTCCGACAGCCTGGCGCGACGTTTCGCGGCCATCGGCGACAGCATCCGGGCGCGGCGGGCCTTCGCGGTCGCCCTGCTGGCGACCGCCGTCTGGATCGCCTTCGAGACCCGGCGCTGA
- a CDS encoding Gfo/Idh/MocA family protein, whose protein sequence is MTQTLRAGVVGAGVFGGYHAKKYAELEGVTLVGVFDIDLTRAQALAEPLGAQGFDDMDAFLAAVDVVTVATPAVHHAKAALKALKAGKPVYSEKPLAVTPEDADRMVAAAAKAGVPLACGHQERVVFQAMGLLDIPEQPLRLEAVRRGVPSDRNLDVSVVLDLMIHDIDLALAICEAQPMTVDGEGAITRSSSLDWVKVEAMFENGFIAVFDSSRVAEARERTMKVAYPSGEVEIDFLARTFRNTTPFPLIENFTETPAGKDPLGLSVAGFLAAVRGEAPRPVVTGEEASRALDLALAVEQAVEG, encoded by the coding sequence ATGACCCAAACTCTAAGAGCAGGCGTCGTCGGCGCCGGAGTGTTCGGCGGCTATCACGCCAAGAAGTACGCCGAGCTGGAGGGCGTGACCCTGGTCGGCGTGTTCGACATCGACCTGACGCGCGCCCAGGCCCTGGCCGAGCCGCTGGGCGCCCAAGGCTTCGACGACATGGACGCTTTCCTGGCGGCGGTCGACGTGGTCACGGTCGCCACGCCCGCCGTCCACCACGCCAAAGCGGCGCTGAAGGCGCTGAAGGCGGGCAAGCCGGTCTATTCCGAAAAACCGCTGGCGGTGACGCCCGAAGACGCCGACCGGATGGTCGCCGCCGCCGCCAAGGCTGGGGTCCCCTTGGCCTGCGGTCACCAGGAGCGGGTGGTGTTCCAGGCCATGGGCCTGCTGGACATTCCCGAGCAGCCGCTGCGTTTGGAGGCCGTGCGACGGGGCGTGCCCTCGGATCGCAATCTCGACGTCTCGGTGGTGCTGGACCTGATGATCCACGATATCGACCTGGCCCTGGCGATCTGCGAGGCCCAGCCGATGACGGTGGACGGCGAAGGCGCGATCACCCGCTCGTCGTCGCTGGACTGGGTGAAGGTCGAAGCGATGTTCGAGAACGGCTTCATCGCCGTGTTCGACAGCTCGCGCGTCGCCGAGGCCCGTGAGCGGACCATGAAGGTCGCCTACCCCTCGGGCGAGGTCGAGATCGACTTCCTGGCGCGCACCTTCCGCAACACCACGCCATTCCCGCTGATCGAGAACTTCACCGAGACCCCGGCCGGCAAGGATCCCCTGGGCCTGTCGGTCGCCGGCTTCCTCGCGGCCGTGCGTGGCGAGGCCCCGCGTCCGGTGGTGACGGGGGAGGAGGCTTCGCGGGCGCTGGACCTGGCCTTGGCGGTGGAGCAGGCTGTCGAGGGGTAA
- a CDS encoding NADP-dependent oxidoreductase, with protein sequence MTTSREIRLKSRPVGVPKVSDFDLATVELAAPGDGEIQVKNLWMSVDPYMRGRMYDRPSYVPPFQIGQALQGGAIGEVVTSNDPDFKPGDIVNSMFGWREAFNANPKALAAAGMGAITKVDTQGVPPQAFLGVAGMPGLTAYVGLLRVAALKDGDVVFVSAAAGAVGSIVCQIAKLKGHTVIGSAGGPEKTAFLKSIGVDHVIDYKATPDVVAELAKVAPKGIDVYFENVGGIHLEAAINSARPFARFALCGMISQYNETGKAEGPSNIILAVGKSLRLEGFIVSNHYDLYPQFAKDMGEWIKSGKITWKETVEDGVERAPDAFIKLFSGENMGKMLVKLG encoded by the coding sequence ATGACCACCTCGCGCGAAATCCGCCTGAAGAGCCGTCCCGTGGGCGTGCCCAAGGTCTCCGACTTCGACCTGGCCACGGTCGAACTGGCCGCGCCGGGCGACGGCGAGATCCAGGTCAAGAACCTGTGGATGTCGGTCGACCCCTATATGCGCGGCCGCATGTACGACCGTCCCAGCTACGTCCCGCCGTTCCAGATCGGCCAGGCCCTGCAGGGCGGCGCGATCGGCGAGGTCGTCACCTCGAACGATCCGGACTTCAAGCCGGGCGACATCGTCAATTCGATGTTCGGCTGGCGCGAGGCCTTCAACGCCAATCCCAAGGCTCTGGCCGCCGCCGGCATGGGCGCGATCACCAAGGTCGACACCCAGGGCGTGCCGCCCCAGGCCTTCCTCGGCGTGGCCGGCATGCCGGGCCTGACCGCCTATGTCGGCCTGCTGCGCGTCGCCGCGCTGAAGGACGGTGACGTGGTGTTCGTCTCGGCCGCCGCCGGCGCGGTGGGCTCGATCGTCTGCCAGATCGCCAAGCTGAAGGGCCACACCGTGATCGGCTCGGCCGGCGGCCCCGAGAAGACCGCGTTCCTCAAGTCGATCGGCGTGGACCACGTCATCGACTACAAGGCCACGCCCGACGTGGTGGCCGAACTGGCCAAGGTCGCCCCCAAGGGCATCGACGTCTATTTCGAGAACGTCGGCGGCATCCACCTCGAGGCGGCCATCAACTCGGCACGCCCCTTCGCCCGCTTCGCCCTGTGCGGGATGATCTCGCAATATAACGAGACCGGTAAGGCCGAAGGCCCGTCCAACATCATCCTGGCCGTCGGCAAGAGCCTGCGGCTGGAGGGCTTCATCGTCTCCAACCACTACGACCTCTATCCGCAGTTCGCCAAGGACATGGGCGAGTGGATCAAGTCCGGCAAGATCACCTGGAAGGAGACCGTCGAGGACGGCGTCGAGCGCGCGCCGGACGCGTTCATCAAGCTGTTCTCGGGTGAAAACATGGGCAAGATGCTGGTCAAGCTGGGCTAG
- the kdsA gene encoding 3-deoxy-8-phosphooctulonate synthase, which translates to MPVAHLKRWNISIGDGQPLAVIAGLNVLENLDLALEVGRELKATCADLGLPYIFKASFDKANRSSIKSYRGPGLAEGLQMLAEVKRQLNVPIATDLHEVDQAEPVAAVADLVQIPAFLVRQTDLIVAAAKATAAQQGIMHAKKAQFIAPWDCKNIISKAREAAPDLEIVLCERGASFGYNNLVVDMLGIAEMQALGVPVSIDATHAVQLPGADPRTGGASTGGRRSGVPIIAKAAVAAGADAVFLEFHPDPDKALCDGPSCLPLDGAAALLKTLKALHGAVRA; encoded by the coding sequence ATGCCCGTCGCCCACCTCAAGCGCTGGAACATCTCGATCGGCGACGGCCAGCCTCTGGCCGTGATCGCCGGCCTGAACGTGCTGGAGAACCTGGACCTGGCCCTGGAGGTCGGTCGCGAGCTGAAGGCGACCTGCGCCGATCTCGGCCTGCCCTATATTTTCAAGGCCAGCTTCGACAAGGCCAACCGCTCGTCGATCAAGAGCTATCGCGGCCCGGGCTTGGCCGAGGGCCTGCAAATGCTGGCCGAGGTCAAGCGGCAGCTGAACGTGCCGATCGCCACCGACCTGCACGAAGTCGACCAGGCCGAGCCGGTCGCCGCCGTCGCCGACCTTGTCCAGATCCCCGCCTTCCTGGTGCGCCAGACCGACCTGATCGTCGCCGCCGCCAAGGCCACCGCCGCCCAGCAAGGCATCATGCACGCCAAGAAGGCGCAGTTCATCGCGCCCTGGGACTGCAAGAACATCATCAGCAAGGCCCGCGAAGCCGCCCCGGACCTGGAAATCGTGCTGTGCGAGCGCGGCGCCTCGTTCGGCTATAACAATCTGGTGGTCGACATGCTGGGCATCGCCGAGATGCAGGCCCTGGGCGTGCCCGTGTCGATTGACGCCACCCACGCCGTGCAGTTGCCGGGCGCGGACCCGCGCACGGGCGGCGCCTCGACCGGCGGCCGCCGCTCGGGCGTGCCGATCATCGCCAAGGCGGCGGTGGCGGCCGGCGCGGACGCGGTGTTCCTGGAATTCCACCCCGATCCCGACAAGGCCCTGTGCGACGGCCCCAGCTGCCTGCCGCTGGACGGCGCGGCGGCGCTGCTGAAGACGCTGAAAGCCCTGCATGGGGCGGTGCGCGCCTAG
- the mdoH gene encoding glucans biosynthesis glucosyltransferase MdoH, whose protein sequence is MSDRSSLFDVRSSTSVTLDQVVRRDSVEIPAEAPLAMPVQPLGFWQGGSRRATALAANMTVRRWVVALATIAMGFAGWKATFDTIALGGVTRLEGVVLTLLAPLFLALSLWFCTAVAGFVILLGKPKDPLGIDGEAPMPKLHTRTAILMPVHNEDAAGVFARLRAMDASIAETGMSRQFDIFVLSDTRDAQVALAEQACFARFRREAHSNVFYRVRKENTGRKAGNVADWVRRWGSAYEHMLVLDADSLMTGEAMVRLADAMERHPGAGLIQTMPMIINGQTIFARTLQFATRLYGRVAWTGLAWWSGSESSFWGHNAIVRTRAFAETCGLPHLAGPKPFGGEVMSHDALESALLRRGGWSVHLAPYLEGSYEESPSNLLDFATRDRRWCRGNVQHVPLVALPGLHWMSRMHLVIGVLSYALSPLWFIALTAGITSRALMPELKKAAFTMADLQAAAHALIDWREIQATAWAMIITFLLLFGPKIMGSILVFSRKAEIKGFGGKRRVAAGLAVEMLLSALVAPMLMFTQTRAIVEILAGKVGGWATQRRDADKVAFKEASAAMGWISVTGLVLGGVFWFTPDLFTSTAPILLGLVLAVPLTMLGANKIAGLKVKTNGLFMTPEERRPPAIVRAALGTACEPPIRWFARDGRPIGPTTRVRDAA, encoded by the coding sequence ATGAGCGACCGCTCCAGCCTCTTCGACGTGCGCTCCTCCACGAGCGTGACCCTCGATCAGGTCGTTCGCCGTGACTCGGTGGAAATTCCCGCCGAGGCGCCGCTGGCCATGCCGGTCCAGCCGCTGGGCTTCTGGCAGGGCGGCTCGCGCCGCGCCACCGCTCTTGCGGCCAACATGACCGTGCGCCGCTGGGTCGTGGCCCTGGCCACGATCGCCATGGGCTTCGCGGGCTGGAAGGCCACGTTCGACACCATCGCCCTGGGCGGCGTGACCCGCCTGGAAGGCGTGGTTCTGACCCTGCTGGCCCCGCTGTTCCTGGCCCTGTCGCTGTGGTTCTGCACCGCCGTCGCCGGCTTCGTGATCCTGCTGGGCAAGCCCAAGGATCCGCTCGGCATCGACGGCGAGGCCCCGATGCCCAAGCTGCACACGCGTACGGCCATCCTTATGCCCGTCCACAACGAGGACGCCGCCGGCGTCTTCGCCCGCCTGCGCGCCATGGACGCCTCGATCGCCGAAACGGGCATGAGCCGCCAGTTCGACATCTTCGTGCTCAGCGACACGCGTGACGCCCAGGTGGCCCTCGCTGAGCAGGCCTGCTTCGCCCGCTTCCGCCGCGAGGCGCACAGCAACGTCTTCTACCGCGTCCGCAAGGAAAACACGGGTCGCAAGGCCGGCAATGTCGCCGACTGGGTGCGCCGTTGGGGCAGCGCCTACGAGCACATGCTGGTGCTGGACGCCGACAGCCTGATGACCGGCGAGGCCATGGTCCGCCTGGCCGACGCCATGGAGCGTCACCCCGGCGCCGGCTTGATCCAGACCATGCCGATGATCATCAACGGCCAGACGATCTTCGCCCGCACCCTGCAGTTCGCCACGCGCCTGTACGGCCGCGTCGCCTGGACGGGCCTGGCCTGGTGGTCGGGTTCGGAGAGCTCCTTCTGGGGCCACAACGCCATTGTCCGCACGCGCGCCTTCGCCGAGACCTGCGGCCTGCCGCACCTGGCCGGTCCCAAGCCGTTCGGCGGCGAGGTGATGAGCCACGACGCCCTGGAAAGCGCCCTGCTGCGCCGCGGCGGCTGGAGCGTCCACCTGGCGCCCTATCTGGAAGGCTCGTACGAGGAGAGCCCCTCGAACCTGCTGGACTTCGCCACCCGCGACCGCCGCTGGTGCCGGGGCAACGTCCAGCACGTGCCGCTGGTCGCCCTGCCCGGCCTGCATTGGATGAGCCGCATGCACCTGGTGATCGGCGTGCTGAGCTACGCCCTGTCGCCGCTGTGGTTCATCGCCCTGACGGCCGGTATCACCTCGCGCGCCCTGATGCCCGAGCTGAAGAAGGCGGCCTTCACCATGGCCGACCTGCAGGCCGCCGCCCACGCCCTGATCGACTGGCGCGAGATCCAGGCCACCGCCTGGGCCATGATCATCACCTTCCTGCTGCTGTTCGGGCCCAAGATCATGGGCTCGATCCTGGTCTTTAGCCGCAAGGCCGAGATCAAGGGCTTCGGCGGCAAGCGCCGCGTCGCCGCCGGCCTGGCCGTCGAGATGCTGCTCTCGGCCCTGGTGGCCCCGATGCTGATGTTCACCCAGACTCGCGCCATCGTGGAAATCCTGGCCGGCAAGGTCGGGGGCTGGGCCACCCAGCGCCGCGACGCCGACAAGGTCGCCTTCAAGGAAGCCTCGGCCGCCATGGGCTGGATCAGCGTCACGGGCCTGGTTCTGGGCGGCGTGTTCTGGTTCACCCCGGACCTGTTCACCTCGACCGCTCCGATCCTGCTGGGCCTGGTTCTGGCCGTGCCGCTGACCATGCTGGGCGCCAACAAGATCGCCGGCCTGAAGGTCAAGACCAACGGCCTGTTCATGACCCCGGAAGAGCGCCGTCCGCCGGCCATCGTCCGCGCGGCCCTCGGAACCGCCTGCGAGCCGCCGATCCGCTGGTTCGCCCGCGACGGTCGCCCGATCGGCCCGACCACCCGGGTCCGCGACGCCGCCTGA
- a CDS encoding cobalamin biosynthesis protein CbiG, whose amino-acid sequence MSRLFSAYVIVDWSAAAKPTTGADSIWIGVLKRDVRFRLTFESYNPATRGEAETRLAAVLDDLKKRGERALVGFDFPLGFPRGLSQALSLPGETAWRAVWDQLAKMVKDKADNTNNRFGVGSEINRRLTGGPFPFWGCPPKDALTTLQPKRPREHGEGDLPEFRYADQAAKGAHSIWKLYYNGSVGGQAIMGIPAVRRLKDARGDAVRVWPFETGFKALTEADLEGVAVVAAEVYPSLLKITAAPGEVKDLTQVRTLAEHFAKLDEAGKLGALFDAPKGLSEDALAAAETEEGWILGA is encoded by the coding sequence GTGTCGCGTCTGTTCAGCGCCTATGTGATCGTCGACTGGAGCGCCGCGGCCAAGCCGACGACGGGCGCTGACTCCATCTGGATCGGCGTGCTCAAGCGCGACGTGCGCTTCCGGCTGACCTTCGAGAGCTACAACCCCGCGACGCGCGGCGAGGCCGAGACGCGGCTGGCCGCCGTTCTGGACGACCTGAAGAAGCGCGGCGAGCGGGCCCTGGTGGGCTTCGACTTCCCGCTGGGCTTCCCGCGCGGGCTTTCGCAGGCCCTGTCGCTGCCGGGCGAGACCGCCTGGCGCGCGGTCTGGGACCAGCTGGCCAAGATGGTCAAGGACAAGGCCGACAACACCAACAACCGCTTCGGCGTCGGCTCGGAGATCAATCGTCGCCTGACCGGCGGCCCCTTCCCGTTCTGGGGCTGCCCGCCCAAGGACGCCCTGACGACGCTGCAGCCCAAGCGCCCGCGCGAACATGGCGAAGGCGACCTGCCCGAGTTCCGCTACGCCGACCAGGCCGCCAAAGGCGCGCACTCGATCTGGAAGCTCTATTACAACGGCTCGGTCGGCGGTCAGGCGATCATGGGCATCCCGGCCGTGCGCCGGCTGAAGGACGCGCGTGGCGACGCCGTGCGAGTCTGGCCGTTCGAGACCGGCTTCAAGGCCCTGACCGAGGCCGACCTCGAAGGCGTCGCCGTGGTGGCGGCCGAGGTCTATCCGTCGCTGCTGAAGATCACGGCCGCGCCGGGCGAGGTCAAGGACCTGACCCAGGTGCGCACCCTGGCCGAACACTTCGCCAAGCTGGACGAAGCGGGCAAGCTGGGCGCGCTGTTCGATGCGCCGAAGGGTCTTTCTGAAGACGCACTGGCGGCGGCCGAGACCGAAGAGGGCTGGATCCTGGGGGCCTGA